Proteins co-encoded in one Aspergillus flavus chromosome 2, complete sequence genomic window:
- a CDS encoding putative C6 finger domain protein, which produces MSATPSTPGEPGILQQPAPTQQLNRSCESCRGLKVRCLPDPKSPSQCLRCAKAKRACVFVAPQRRRPRKRTDSRVAQLEREMRQMRSLLKDRFRIEEESSSESSGSEVEESEEPDFGADPQETLSIVPDAPSSASGSFRNMELSPGVPASSSYPNTLNSGSDAFASATPIPPCYGLEGPSGGDIIDRGLISLEFANELVSFYISELTAFAPMVLLPPNTTASHLRRSKPMLFLSVIAAAAIAIDDSLAAVLNRELVRLYAERFFINGDKSFELVQALLLMIVFYYPPESPLKLQNYQYTHIAATMALEIGLASKRKVPNNASRKASKRGSYDEHMAEQARAILGCYHLASNVAMKTRRPNLLLFNDWMQECVKHLERSPNMIDRHMATWFELQKIVDQAMASFGLDDTSSTTPLTESRVQVILRWFDNQMQNWKKNISADMLTGNFPRYLEDRNGSGLKADRFSFLLVTMTFEYHFTNLAIYELGVGEGYRDPDAIKQQYYALPAPEDGNQPAKAPLSAIRVDITIKWMNAAQEMLDFFLSCDTDLMRKLPNLIYTRVGVAVMSLLKVYFSVKSGALGEFVSPQSINMEMYLEAMTRRLTEASGNMKYKVPSRWLYIVGVKARNWYDRFQQRQMQTEVGLAPPLSASPQRSASPAPMQTAQFSSADSSQPVGTLAMNAEVPQIAVMHPMDGAYGASAATNTIWQADQANRQVFLMNQYAGYHSPVVPTQYPYGEFSQQGVAMDPPQQGQPPIPPRTGMELDGWLPDGSICGMPPLPGM; this is translated from the exons ATGTCGGCTACTCCCTCAACGCCTGGTGAACCGGGTATACTCCAACAACCGGCCCCCACCCAGCAATTAAACCGATCCTGTGAATCATGTCGAGGTCTGAAGGTCCGCTGCCTTCCTGACCCCAAATCTCCCAGTCAGTGTCTGCGATGTGCTAAAGCCAAGAGAGCCTGCGTATTCGTGGCACCCCAACGCAGACGACCACGCAAGCGAACCGATTCGCGGGTTGCTCagttggagagggagatgCGACAGATGCGCTCCCTTCTCAAGGACCGCTTCCGgatcgaggaagaaagtAGCTCGGAAAGCTCGGGTAGCGAAGTCGAGGAATCAGAGGAACCTGACTTTGGGGCTGATCCCCAAGAAACCTTATCCATTGTGCCGGATGCCCCGAGCAGTGCTTCGGGATCCTTCAGAAACATGGAGCTCTCGCCGGGCGTTccagcatcttcttcataccCAAACACTTTGAACAGTGGTTCTGATGCATTCGCATCTGCCACGCCGATCCCACCCTGCTATGGTCTCGAAGGACCCTCAGGCGGCGACATTATCGATCGGGGGTTAATCTCGCTGGAATTTGCCAATGAATTGGTGTCATTTTATATCAGCGAGCTAACCGCTTTTGCCCCTATGGTTCTGCTCCCTCCAAATACCACAGCCTCACACCTGCGTCGGTCGAAGCCCATGCTGTTTCTTTCCGTGATTGCCGCCGCTGCGATTGCTATAGATGATAGTTTGGCTGCTGTCCTCAACCGCGAATTGGTCCGACTCTACGCAGAACGGTTTTTCATCAATGGCGATAAGTCATTCGAGTTGGTTCAGGCATTGCTCCTGATGATCGTCTTTTACTACCCGCCAGAATCTCCGTTGAAACTGCAAAATTATCAGTATACTCACATCGCTGCCACCATGGCCCTGGAGATCGGGCTAGCCTCAAAACGTAAGGTGCCGAATAATGCAAGTCGCAAAGCGAGCAAGCGTGGTTCGTACGATGAACACATGGCGGAACAGGCCAGAGCAATTCTGGGGTGTTATCATTTGGCCTCTAA CGTTGCCATGAAAACGCGCCGGCCCAACTTGCTCCTCTTCAACGACTGGATGCAAGAATGTGTAAAACACCTGGAGCGCTCACCCAATATGATAGATCGACACATGGCTACCTGGTTCGAATTGCAGAAGATCGTTGACCAAGCTATGGCTTCCTTCGGTCTTGATGACACCAGCTCAACGACTCCGCTGACAGAATCGCGAGTCCAGGTCATATTGAGATGGTTCGATAACCAAATGCAGAATTGGAAAAAGAATATTTCTGCGGACATGCTCACAGGTAATTTTCCTCGGTATCTGGAAGATCGGAATGGTAGCGGGTTAAAGGCTGAccgtttctctttcttgttaGTGACCATGACATTTGAATACCATTTCACCAACCTCGCCATTTACGAGCTCGGTGTTGGTGAAGGCTATCGAGATCCCGATGCGATTAAGCAACAATATTATGCACTTCCAGCACCGGAGGATGGCAACCAGCCGGCAAAGGCCCCTCTGAGCGCTATTCGCGTAGACATCACGATCAAATGGATGAATGCAGCTCAAGAGATGCTCGACTTCTTCCTAAGTTGTGACACGGACTTGATGCGGAAACTCCCCAACCTCATTTACACACGAGTCGGCGTAGCAGTCATGTCACTTCTGAAGGTTTACTTTTCGGTCAAATCAGGAGCCCTAGGCGAATTCGTGAGCCCTCAATCCATCAATATGGAGATGTACTTAGAGGCCATGACGCGAAGGCTAACAGAGGCAAGCGGAAATATGAAGTATAAGGTCCCAAGCCGGTGGTTATACATCGTCGGGGTGAAGGCTCGAAATTGGTATGACCGGTTCCAGCAGCGGCAGATGCAGACAGAAGTCGGCCTCGCTCCACCGCTGAGTGCAAGTCCACAGCGCTCTGCGAGCCCGGCGCCTATGCAAACTGCACAGTTCAGCTCGGCCGATTCATCGCAGCCAGTAGGAACCCTTGCAATGAATGCCGAAGTGCCGCAGATCGCAGTTATGCACCCTATGGATGGGGCCTATGGAGCATCAGCAGCCACGAACACGATCTGGCAGGCTGATCAAGCCAACCGGCAAGTTTTTCTCATGAATCAATATGCTGGCTACCACTCGCCTGTGGTACCAACCCAGTATCCATACGGAGAATTTTCGCAGCAAGGTGTTGCAATGGACCCCCCGCAGCAAGGCCAGCCACCCATTCCTCCTCGAACAGGAATGGAGCTAGATGGCTGGCTTCCCGATGGAAGTATCTGCGGGATGCCCCCATTACCGGGGATGTAG
- a CDS encoding RTC4-like domain-containing protein — MVTPQPKPDSSYASNRLTRQNYRGGHLLSTFQNNEAPEPVTKPEPATDDEPLSSSEEETQSNAGLDDDIGNERTPRRSGPTLEEKLAETSRENGTPSRTPRSKRGIDSPRAQRSTRKRTLKDTVTVNENDNGDPFSECGWSSQPVKKSRADYGKKRTSEVYVRKPSTPLQTDSPPSSRPKPKSAGNSPNAEKKTKDVDTESQKDDGFKVPKDIDIRSPPSKSRSSPKFKAPPPLPNDIVSSSSFAPSSAREPAIFDTDDEDASPLSSPLSELSETGLQDILLDEAGDVPNPKESLCPWCKEPVDPELLLRFQSQPKQRIREQQRFCDSHKKTAAEKEWHDKGYPAIDWDTFDNRIHSYFDDLENLLVPDSRSYYRNILDSTLKAGKAKNFRLTLEGDGLETISCGYYGTRGSGKMLQALTTRFSRKLRRLAASDHIVKSAGVVGYAQAVLVPELAVRLVKEDMGVSDEDARQILRDSIDLGEKLNFALNDNVPIPEALVGHSVDV, encoded by the exons ATGGTCACCCCTCAGCCAAAGCCCGATTCTAGTTACGCATCGAACCGCTTGACGAGGCAGAATTACCGCGGAGGACATCTTCTTTCGACTTTCCAGAATAATGAAGCTCCAGAGCCTGTTACTAAGCCCGAACCGGCCACGGACGATGAGCCTCTGAGCTCCAGCGAAGAGGAAACTCAAAGCAATGCCGGTCTAGATGACGATATCGGGAATGAGCGCACGCCGCGTCGGTCAGGGCCGACTCTGGAGGAGAAACTAGCTGAGACTTCGAGAGAAAATGGAACGCCATCGCGAACCCCGCGATCGAAGAGAGGAATTGATAGTCCGAGAGCTCAACGCTCGACTCGTAAGAGGACGTTGAAAGATACAGTTACTGTCAACGAGAATGACAATGGCGATCCATTTTCAGAGTGTGGGTGGTCATCACAACCCGTCAAGAAGTCCAGGGCCGACTATGGAAAGAAACGCACCTCCGAAGTCTATGTAAGAAAACCGAGCACGCCTTTACAAACGGACTCGCCTCCTTCCAGTCGACCGAAGCCGAAGTCGGCAGGTAATTCGCCGAATgctgagaagaaaacaaaggatGTGGATACGGAATCTCAGAAGGATGATGGGTTTAAGGTCCCCAAGGATATTGACATTAGAAGTCCGCCATCTAAATCGCGCTCATCTCCCAAGTTCAAggcccctcctcctcttccaaaTGATATTGTCTCTAGCTCCTCTTTTGCGCCTTCCTCCGCTCGAGAACCTGCTATCTTTGAcaccgatgatgaagatgcttCGCCTCTCAGCTCCCCGCTTAGCGAGTTATCTGAAACTGGTTTACAGGATATACTACTAGATGAGGCGGGCGATGTGCCGAATCCGAAGGAGTCTTTGTGTCCCTGGTGTAAAGAACCTGTAGACCCAGAACTCTTGCTACGGTTTCAGTCACAGCCAAAACAGCGCATTAGAGAACAGCAGCGGTTCTGCGATTCTCATAAGAAGACCGCGGCCGAGAAAGAGTGGCATGATAAGGGCTACCCAGCTATCGATTGGGATACGTTCGACAACCGGATCCATAGCTATTTTGATGACTTGGAGAACCTTCTGGTTCCCGATAGCCGGTCTTACTACCGAAACATCCTGGATTCGACATTAAAAGCTGGAAAAGCCAAGAACTTTCGGCTGACACTGGAGGGAGATGGTTTGGAGACCATCTCTTGCGGTTATTACGGTACTCGAGGCTCTGGTAAAAT GTTACAAGCTTTGACCACACGTTTCTCGCGGAAGCTACGCCGCCTGGCGGCCAGCGACCACATTGTGAAGTCGGCGGGCGTTGTGGGTTACGCACAAGCAGTGCTCGTGCCTGAATTGGCGGTCCGGCTGGTCAAGGAAGACATGGGTGTCAGCGACGAAGACGCTCGGCAGATCTTGCGCGACAGCATCGATCTAGGTGAAAAGTTAAACTTCGCATTGAACGACAACGTTCCGATTCCCGAAGCACTTGTGGGGCATTCAGTTGATGTGTAA
- a CDS encoding DUF726 domain protein, which yields MTSSATVDYSRDPAVDHSQAVSHEPEHSQTAAAENSTGSPDIKSQKENASPVGGNAGSEPTAESTTGEVDEFGLPIRIRARPVRSSESSDNEEFHDVEEAASGPADKQPTSQDSKPVMNEIKLEAPQEESTKPVDKGKDEEKGTESLPAVEPHSVESPREKDSSVPVGNEKHATSSGSLPDQEDCPPPPPYTEKPNAGNPSTSTQSDAVQKKRSSLKASEWSHQRLNESKDSEDEDEAESDGGWQDMPAIDEFDVYDDYGRLVARGAKPEDNDAVYKGLGGAGKGYTRVQLDEDAQSATSLDEDTSYLFREAAHNSTGVEGEELRDAVSQLQATKDLLTESQRIAYVGVTRLAIFQMTRDLDRVPSTKGTRKAKQKTIDSMRKWGQTIMARIYAHMDIDAAEQVMIEQLAEHGVQPADLVRPLMQNARVKNPLAEELDTPKKSLSSPTTPSLKDEYRSSLSSDFDRSTSPPPYETHEGEDLPEVRTPSQLPTSTKIDIDLRWTVLCDLFLVLIADSAYDARSRSLLEKVGESMEVSWLQIARFEKRVVDALEMQEEADKETWDESDHMERRRKMALKRKYIVMGLATVGGGLVIGLSAGLLAPVIGAGLAAGFTTVGISGTGAFLGGVGGTAIIASGGTLTGGTIGLRASNRRTGAVQTFEYRPLHNNKRVNLIVTVSGWMTGKVDDVRLPFSTVDPIMGDLYSVLWEPEMLRSMGDTINILATEALTQGLQQVLGSTVLVALMSSLQLPLVLTKLSYLIDNPWIVSLARANAAGLIMADSLMERNLGKRPVTLLGFSLGSRLIFSCLKELADRGAHGLVQNVYLFGSPIVANKDEYLKARSVVSGRFVNGYSSNDWILGYLFRATSGGIMRVAGLAPVEGIPGLENFDVTKLVNGHMDYRAAMPRLLKEVGWEVLGDEFAELEDPDPENHAERQRELIREIDEARREAEAKPEKKRFGLFKRGKLAQKKGWETYDVERNNATPRDSSDSNGTGSVLFDIDAIRAELASESIEVKQLESTLPPMKLDLNSPSSSTPVTPTPSDSKDTTKAVNLTKSAPQSPPEPYSVPSASHDQQPSTHKEEEEIEMTFDTSYHEPLQRSHSFFEPTTATSYDAHSTRPELRSSSTTPAGLGIGAAAGVGVGASALGALALEPNAWADHDIGDGEEGEIHMSFE from the exons ATGACCTCCAGTGCGACTGTTGATTACTCTCGCGACCCCGCTGTCGATCATTCCCAAGCTGTTTCGCACGAACCGGAGCATTCCCAGACCGCGGCCGCAGAGAACAGTACAGGATCTCCCGACATCAAATCTCAGAAGGAGAATGCTAGTCCGGTCGGGGGCAATGCGGGGAGTGAGCCAACCGCAGAATCGACGACGGGGGAGGTAGATGAATTTGGTCTGCCAATTCGAATTCGCGCTAGACCTGTACGCTCGAGTGAATCATCAGATAATGAAGAATTTCATGATGTTGAGGAGGCTGCCTCGGGCCCGGCTGATAAGCAACCAACTTCACAAGACAGCAAGCCCGTGATGAACGAAATAAAGCTAGAAGCACCCCAGGAGGAAAGCACAAAACCAGTtgacaaaggaaaggacgaagagaaagggacAGAATCTTTACCGGCAGTCGAACCGCATTCTGTTGAGTCCCCCCGAGAGAAGGATTCAAGCGTACCTGTGGGCAATGAGAAACATGCTACTTCTAGCGGCTCACTCCCTGACCAGGAGGACTGTCCTCCGCCACCTCCTTACACAGAGAAGCCAAATGCAGGGAACCCCTCTACTTCTACACAGTCGGACGCCGTGCAAAAGAAACGGTCGAGTCTGAAAGCATCGGAATGGTCACATCAGCGACTTAATGAGTCTAAGGActcggaggatgaggatgaagcgGAAAGTGATGGCGGATGGCAAGATATGCCTGCTATTGACGAGTTTGATGTTTATGATGATTATGGTAGGCTAGTTGCTCGTGGTGCCAAACCGGAGGATAATGACGCAGTGTACAAGGGCTTGGGAGGTGCCGGAAAGGGCTATACCCGGGTGCAGCTTGATGAAGACGCTCAGTCGGCGACAAGTCTAGATGAAGATACAAGCTATCTTTTTAGAGAAGCCGCTCACAACTCTACGGGTgtagaaggagaagagctgCGCGACGCTGTCAGCCAATTGCAGGCCACAAAGGATCTGCTGACCGAGAGTCAACGGATAGCATACGTCGGGGTAACCAGATTGGCTATATTCCAGATGACTAGAGACCTGGACCGGGTTCCCTCCACTAAGGGTACACGCAAGGCGAAACAAAAGACCATTGACTCGATGCGTAAATGGGGTCAAACAATAATGGCTAGGATCTATGCTCATATGGATATCGACGCCGCTGAGCAGGTGATGATTGAACAATTGGCGGAACATGGTGTCCAACCTGCAGATCTTGTCCGGCCCCTCATGCAGAATGCTCGAGTCAAGAATCCTTTAGCTGAGGAACTCGACACGCCGAAGAAATCCCTATCATCGCCCACGACTCCGAGCTTAAAGGACGAATATCGAAGCAGCCTATCCTCTGATTTTGACAGGTCAacctctcctccaccttaTGAGACACACGAGGGCGAAGATCTTCCCGAAGTTCGAACCCCCTCCCAGCTTCCTACTTCGACAAagattgatattgatcttcGGTGGACGGTGCTCTGTGatctcttccttgtcctcATTGCAGATTCGGCTTATGATGCGCGGTCCCGGTCCTTACTGGAAAAAGTAGGCGAGTCTATGGAAGTGTCCTGGCTACAGATTGCCCGGTTCGAAAAGCGCGTAGTTGATGCGCTGGAAATGCAGGAGGAGGCGGACAAAGAAACTTGGGATGAGTCGGATCACATGGAAAGACGCCGAAAGATGGCTTTGAAACGAAAATACATCGTTATGGGCTTGGCCACTGTTGGTGGTGGGCTGGTCATTGGTCTCTCTGCTGGGTTGTTGGCCCCAGTGATTGGTGCTGGTCTTGCAGCTGGGTTTACCACTGTAGGAATCTCAGGAACTGGCGCGTTCCTGGGAGGGGTAGGTGGTACAGCGATTATTGCTTCTGGAGGCACCTTGACCGGAGGAACGATTGGGTTGAGGGCTTCCAACCGACGCACAGGGGCTGTCCAGACTTTCGAGTACCGTCCCCTGCACAACAACAAAAGAGTCAACCTGATTGTCACCGTGTCCGGTTGGATGACTGGTAAGGTGGATGACGTCCGATTGCCCTTCAGTACGGTGGATCCTATAATGGGAGATCTATATTCGGTTCTCTGGGAGCCTGAAATGCTTCGGAGTATGGGAGACACCATCAATATTCTTGCTACAGAG GCATTAACTCAAGGCTTGCAACAAGTCCTTGGAAGCACTGTTCTAGTAGCTCTTATGTCGTCTCTGCAGTTGCCACTTGTCCTTACAAAACTCTCGTACCTGATTGATAACCCATGGATCGTTTCACTGGCTCGCGCGAACGCAGCCGGGCTGATTATGGCTGATTCCTTGATGGAACGCAACCTTGGGAAGCGGCCTGTCACGCTCCTGGGCTTTTCTCTCGGCTCTCGGCttattttttcttgtctgaAGGAGCTTGCAGATCGAGGTGCCCACGGGCTCGTGCAGAACGTCTACTTATTCGGGTCGCCTATTGTGGCCAACAAAGATGAGTATTTGAAGGCTCGCAGTGTAGTATCTGGCCGCTTTGTGAACGGGTATTCCTCAAATGATTGGATCCTAGGCTATCTCTTTCGTGCAACAAGCGGTGGAATCATGCGTGTGGCTGGTCTCGCTCCAGTGGAAGGGATTCCCGGCCTCGAGAACTTCGACGTTACCAAGCTTGTGAATGGTCACATGGATTATCGAGCGGCAATGCCCCGACTGTTGAAAGAGGTTGGGTGGGAAGTTTTGGGTGACGAGTTCGCAGAGCTTGAGGACCCCGATCCAGAAAACCACGCCGAGCGACAAAGAGAGCTTATCCGCGAGATCGACGAGGCTCGACGAGAAGCCGAGGCAAAGCCGGAGAAGAAACGGTTTGGCTTGTTCAAACGAGGAAAGTTGGCTCAAAAGAAAGGCTGGGAAACATATGATGTGGAGCGAAACAATGCCACGCCGCGAGATTCGAGCGACAGCAACGGAACCGGGAGCGTGTTATTTGACATCGATGCGATCAGAGCCGAACTCGCATCCGAAAGTATCGAAGTCAAACAACTCGAGTCGACGTTGCCTCCCATGAAGCTTGATCTGAATTCCCCGTCCAGCTCAACCCCAGTTACGCCGACTCCGTCAGATAGCAAGGATACTACTAAGGCTGTCAATCTCACCAAATCCGCGCCCCAGTCGCCGCCTGAGCCTTACTCCGTGCCCAGCGCTTCCCATGATCAACAACCTTCTACCcataaagaagaagaagagatagaaatgACTTTCGATACCTCCTATCATGAGCCACTACAGCGTTCACATTCATTTTTTGAGCCTACAACTGCTACCTCGTACGATGCCCATTCTACGCGGCCAGAGCTGCGGTCATCATCGACGACGCCAGCTGGTCTTGGTATCGGCGCTGCTGCTGGCGTCGGTGTCGGTGCCAGTGCACTTGGTGCATTGGCTCTTGAGCCCAATGCCTGGGCTGATCACGACATAGGGGACGGGGAAGAAGGTGAGATTCATATGAGTTTTGAGTGA